From the genome of Papaver somniferum cultivar HN1 chromosome 2, ASM357369v1, whole genome shotgun sequence, one region includes:
- the LOC113346937 gene encoding probable WRKY transcription factor 48 — MERKDFATFYDHQQQQQPGMFDMSTSDLGFMDLLGSNQDFSPYLYEMIPQQQQQLSSLQYPSPPPPPPPPFSETTSDLTNLPATPNSDSISSATSNEAATDNTEHVNNNKISSKQDKEQDDQKSKQQSKSKKKPLKKQREQRYAFKTQSEVDHLEDGYRWRKYGQKAVKNSPFPRSYYRCTSATCGVKKRVERCSDDPSMVVTTYEGQHTHHSPVMTRGSSIGMSQSSMSHFNNYGSMMQNHYQQQQLHLQQQQQPYMYNLQTPGNYSTTTTTSLPPSTAHHSLLHDQSRHYSTSSASASYLRDHGLLQDIVQSDRRKDE; from the exons ATGGAGAGGAAAGATTTTGCAACATTTTatgatcatcaacaacaacaacaaccaggcATGTTTGATATGTCTACTAGTGATTTAGGGTTTATGGATTTGTTAGGTAGCAACCAAGATTTTAGTCCTTATTTATATGAGATGATcccacagcaacaacaacaactatcTTCACTGCAatatccatcaccaccaccaccaccaccaccaccattttctGAAACTACATCTGATTTGACTAACTTGCCGGCTACGCCCAACTCCGACTCGATCTCTTCGGCAACATCTAATGAAGCAGCTACTGATAATACTGAACATGTCAACAACAATAAAATCTCTTCAAAGCAGGATAAAGAACAAGATGATCAGAAGTCAAAACAACA ATCCAAATCCAAAAAGAAACCACTGAAAAAGCAAAGAGAGCAGAGGTATGCTTTCAAGACACAAAGTGAAGTTGATCATCTGGAAGATGGCTACAGATGGAGAAAATATGGACAAAAAGCTGTTAAGAATAGTCCTTTCCCAAG GAGCTACTATCGTTGCACCAGTGCCACATGTGGTGTAAAGAAGCGAGTAGAACGATGCTCGGATGATCCATCGATGGTTGTAACGACTTACGAAGGCCAGCATACGCACCACAGTCCTGTTATGACTCGCGGAAGTTCCATTGGAATGTCTCAGAGTTCTATGAGTCATTTCAATAACTACGGCTCAATGATGCAGAACCATTATCAACAGCAACAACTTCaccttcaacaacagcagcaaccctATATGTACAATTTACAGACACCTGGGAATTATAGTACTACTACCACAACATCCCTTCCACCTTCAACTGCTCATCATAGTTTACTTCATGATCAGAGTCGGCACTATAGCACTTCGTCAGCTTCAGCTTCATATCTTAGAGATCATGGACTCCTCCAAGATATCGTTCAATCCGATAGGCGCAAAGATGAGTAG